The Prionailurus viverrinus isolate Anna chromosome B4, UM_Priviv_1.0, whole genome shotgun sequence genome has a window encoding:
- the NFAM1 gene encoding NFAT activation molecule 1 isoform X2, with protein sequence MVSLANEAISFGCKISYPHSPELKDFTAWYFHVDLQSQRSSEKQINCSAHPVRENQTHSLKCWVTPQLPNASATGTYYCSVHWPNLIRISKGIFILVRDTGYREPPQGAQELLLFCFTGLLTLLSILVTALLLWKKGQMRAPLKHLDPGTAHGQEQPVAESIYTSLQGRDTEIYSCIQTVPSRLPPNPRPCLPGENAQIYE encoded by the exons ATGGTCTCTCTGGCCAACGAGGCCATCTCCTTTGGCTGCAAAATCTCCTACCCGCACAGCCCCGAACTGAAGGACTTCACAGCCTGGTACTTTCACGTGGACCTTCAGAGTCAGAGGAGCTCCGAGAAGCAGATCAACTGCTCAGCCCACCCGGTCCGAGAGAACCAGACGCACAGCCTGAAATGCTGGGTCACGCCCCAGCTGCCCAATGCGTCGGCCACCGGTACCTACTACTGCTCCGTGCACTGGCCAAACTTGATAAGAATCAGCAAAGGAATCTTCATCCTGGTCCGAG ACACAGGGTACCGAGAGCCCCCACAGGGCGCCCAGGAGCTTCTGCTCTTTTGCTTCACGGGCCTCCTGACCCTGCTGAGCATCTTGGTCACGGCTCTGCTCCTCTGGAAGAAG GGACAGATGCGGGCTCCCCTGAAGCACCTGGACCCTGGCACCGCCCACGGCCAGGAACAGCCTGTGGCCGAATCCATCTACACA TCTCTACAGGGCAGAGACACTGAAATCTACTCCTGCATCCAGACCGTGCCCAGCAGGCTGCCCCCCAACCCACGGCCTTGTCTCCCAG gagaAAATGCACAGATTTACGAATGA